One genomic window of Mogibacterium diversum includes the following:
- a CDS encoding pyridoxamine 5'-phosphate oxidase family protein: protein MRRQDREITELDELLEIINRCDICRLALNDDGYPYILPLNFGTEVHDGKLTLYFHSALEGYKVGLFEKDNRATFEMDCKHELEYFEDKGYCTMAYESVIGRGKIRILSDDEKMHALRQLMNHYHEDKNAYFNPAAVPRTLVYALEVEHMTGKRKKPKGHIK, encoded by the coding sequence ATGAGAAGACAGGACAGAGAGATAACAGAATTAGACGAACTGCTGGAGATAATAAATCGCTGCGACATATGCAGGCTGGCGCTAAACGATGACGGATATCCGTACATACTTCCGCTCAACTTCGGGACGGAGGTGCATGACGGTAAGCTGACGCTGTATTTTCACAGTGCGCTCGAGGGATACAAGGTTGGGCTGTTCGAGAAGGATAATCGTGCTACCTTCGAGATGGACTGCAAGCATGAGCTTGAGTATTTCGAAGACAAAGGCTACTGCACGATGGCGTATGAGAGTGTAATCGGAAGAGGCAAGATTCGAATCCTCTCGGATGATGAGAAGATGCACGCTTTGAGGCAGCTCATGAATCACTATCATGAGGATAAAAATGCATACTTCAACCCTGCCGCTGTTCCGAGGACATTGGTGTATGCGCTAGAGGTTGAACATATGACTGGCAAGAGGAAGAAACCGAAAGGTCATATAAAGTAA
- a CDS encoding Spy0128 family protein, with protein sequence MKLAKRIIAFIAVIAITIGPFSYPQDVSAATQKDGYNITISNVTVSPSPVNVGSLASLKFDYNIDTQSGNAMKPGDTIKLSTNIGTMFGNLPSSDVPLYSESGQKVATATITGTEIKFTLDPDFPTDRNFMSGSLYTGARLKALDNGATAGSPVTKPLTIEDASANVTFKVRDAVPGTNTGGVPADPSLRTINNRLLEKQGWTSAYDTARIKLIANQLGSLRLFNTYNNIDSTFGTYQEQTNMMIVDKIPRNGVVDLSTISISAVRYNWTEVPAGGNTFYAQAAPGTVMPIERGSNWIPVTQYFSQITQSSSDTYDSFYAKIKAQKMSYGVFTDPATGGDTFIANMSNDSLKYTDLEPALAGINKIKDIYGTNGPSHGNVVTFFAEFDTHYPEITAVETVTNTGKAKSDQAEDSASVSYTIDKANGTATVAAGSIRVKAVDDIDGTTPIAGAEFKVQTKIGGIWMDYYIRGRKATAKTNASGEATISGLSKGDYRLVQTSTPAKYTFTNKVFKPNPAFTTSGSLNATEGTFSIQSATQPGFSAIVPNYQTAEAVIKGHKDYVDSEGTAVTIPESTFEVSVSQIAGENYDGVTMPGDVTTFVHSDGRIEFDKIKFTKVGTYKFKVKETASNPVAGVAYDTAEKEVKVTVANNGGTLKATADSEPRFRNVFTSVKKNLRVKKTLSGDTPPAVGEFKFELSQAGTTAQGLSEAPMPAGSVLGKKVVTVNGAGEIDFGDIEFKAVGKYTYKVVELDTRLANYTYDSTEYTVVVDVTADANNQIVANYEIKKGAETVNDLTFNNKYEVPKAPTSPSKDKTINNAKKHKSPKTGDSTEDLMLMLSIFAASVLMLIGTIGYKKRLR encoded by the coding sequence GTGAAACTTGCAAAACGAATTATTGCATTCATTGCAGTAATAGCGATTACAATTGGACCATTCTCATACCCGCAGGATGTTAGCGCTGCGACTCAGAAGGACGGCTATAACATTACGATTTCTAATGTGACGGTGTCACCTAGCCCGGTGAATGTCGGCTCTCTAGCTTCTCTGAAGTTCGATTACAACATCGATACGCAGTCGGGGAATGCGATGAAGCCAGGTGATACGATTAAGCTGTCGACGAATATCGGGACGATGTTTGGCAATCTCCCAAGCTCCGATGTTCCGCTCTATTCCGAGAGTGGACAGAAGGTTGCGACAGCGACAATCACAGGTACAGAGATTAAGTTCACACTGGACCCAGATTTTCCGACGGACAGAAACTTCATGTCGGGAAGTCTATACACAGGAGCTAGACTGAAGGCGCTAGATAACGGTGCTACAGCAGGCTCTCCAGTGACAAAGCCTCTCACCATTGAAGATGCTTCGGCTAATGTAACCTTCAAGGTTAGAGATGCAGTTCCGGGGACCAATACTGGTGGTGTACCTGCTGATCCAAGTCTCAGGACCATTAACAACAGACTGCTTGAGAAGCAGGGCTGGACTTCGGCATACGACACAGCTAGGATTAAGCTGATTGCTAATCAGCTAGGTTCACTGCGTCTATTCAACACTTACAACAATATCGACAGCACCTTCGGAACTTATCAAGAACAGACTAACATGATGATCGTTGATAAGATTCCGAGAAATGGCGTTGTAGACCTAAGCACTATCTCGATTTCCGCAGTTCGTTACAACTGGACGGAGGTTCCTGCAGGTGGAAATACATTCTACGCACAGGCAGCTCCTGGAACAGTTATGCCGATAGAGCGCGGAAGCAACTGGATTCCAGTGACGCAGTATTTCAGCCAGATAACTCAGTCATCTTCGGATACTTACGACAGCTTCTACGCTAAGATTAAGGCTCAGAAGATGAGCTACGGTGTATTTACAGATCCAGCTACAGGAGGGGACACCTTCATTGCAAATATGTCTAACGACTCCCTTAAGTACACCGACCTCGAGCCAGCGCTCGCAGGTATTAACAAGATAAAGGACATCTACGGAACTAACGGCCCTTCACATGGAAATGTCGTTACGTTCTTCGCCGAGTTTGACACTCACTACCCAGAGATCACAGCGGTAGAGACTGTTACTAACACAGGAAAAGCTAAGTCCGACCAGGCAGAGGATTCCGCATCTGTTTCATACACGATCGACAAGGCAAACGGAACTGCTACTGTTGCGGCAGGAAGCATTCGTGTAAAGGCCGTTGATGACATCGATGGAACTACTCCAATCGCTGGAGCTGAGTTCAAGGTTCAGACTAAGATAGGTGGAATCTGGATGGATTACTACATCAGAGGTCGTAAGGCTACCGCTAAGACTAATGCAAGCGGTGAGGCTACAATCTCTGGACTGTCGAAGGGTGACTACCGCCTAGTGCAGACGAGCACGCCGGCAAAGTACACTTTTACCAACAAGGTGTTTAAGCCAAACCCAGCATTTACAACATCTGGTTCTCTAAATGCTACAGAAGGAACCTTCTCAATTCAAAGCGCTACGCAGCCAGGATTCTCGGCTATCGTTCCTAACTACCAGACTGCAGAAGCCGTGATTAAAGGTCACAAGGACTATGTCGATTCAGAAGGAACTGCGGTAACCATCCCAGAGAGCACCTTTGAAGTAAGCGTTAGCCAGATTGCTGGTGAGAATTACGATGGCGTGACGATGCCTGGCGATGTGACAACATTCGTGCACAGCGATGGACGCATCGAATTTGATAAGATCAAGTTCACAAAGGTTGGAACATACAAGTTCAAGGTTAAGGAAACAGCGTCAAACCCAGTAGCAGGTGTAGCATATGATACAGCTGAAAAAGAGGTTAAGGTAACTGTTGCTAACAATGGCGGAACACTCAAGGCTACAGCTGATAGCGAGCCAAGATTTAGAAACGTATTTACGTCCGTTAAGAAAAACCTAAGAGTTAAGAAGACTCTAAGCGGAGACACTCCTCCAGCAGTAGGCGAGTTCAAGTTCGAGCTATCTCAAGCTGGAACTACAGCACAAGGATTAAGCGAGGCGCCAATGCCAGCAGGCTCTGTGCTAGGCAAGAAGGTTGTTACGGTTAACGGAGCAGGCGAAATCGACTTTGGCGACATCGAGTTCAAAGCAGTTGGTAAGTACACATACAAGGTAGTTGAGCTAGATACACGCCTTGCAAATTACACTTACGATAGCACAGAGTACACGGTTGTCGTAGATGTTACAGCTGATGCAAATAACCAGATCGTAGCAAATTACGAGATTAAGAAGGGTGCAGAAACTGTAAACGACTTAACATTTAACAACAAGTACGAAGTGCCAAAGGCGCCTACATCACCTTCAAAGGACAAGACTATTAATAATGCTAAGAAGCACAAATCACCAAAGACTGGCGATAGCACAGAAGACCTGATGCTAATGCTCAGCATCTTTGCAGCATCCGTACTAATGCTAATCGGTACGATTGGATACAAGAAGAGATTGAGATAG
- a CDS encoding DUF3267 domain-containing protein produces MASNERVLTEAEQRRLERYKIKSEELEREGYTKTDLTISVVKANIGALYGLIMTVPFIAIYVLRYDGADFGKSRISASSGLTVLALLLLLTVVHELIHGVTWSRFTKKGFKDIEFGVIWKYLTPYCTCSQPLTKWEYITGALMPGLLLGIVPCIIGCMAADILFLAAGVLMTIAAGGDILIAKMILGNKASKKALYLDHPTEIGLVVFQK; encoded by the coding sequence ATGGCAAGTAATGAACGAGTGCTCACCGAAGCCGAGCAAAGAAGGCTAGAGAGATATAAGATAAAGAGTGAAGAGCTAGAACGAGAAGGCTACACTAAGACAGACCTTACGATATCAGTCGTTAAGGCGAATATCGGAGCCTTATATGGACTAATCATGACTGTGCCCTTTATTGCTATCTACGTTCTTAGATATGATGGTGCGGATTTTGGTAAATCTCGAATTTCAGCTAGTTCAGGTCTAACTGTTCTGGCCCTACTATTATTGTTAACAGTGGTACATGAGCTTATTCACGGTGTAACGTGGAGCAGATTTACGAAAAAAGGTTTCAAAGATATTGAATTCGGTGTGATCTGGAAATACCTAACACCGTACTGTACTTGCAGTCAGCCGCTAACAAAGTGGGAATACATAACGGGTGCCTTAATGCCAGGACTGTTACTAGGTATAGTGCCATGTATAATCGGATGCATGGCGGCCGATATACTTTTTCTTGCAGCTGGAGTACTGATGACTATCGCTGCAGGTGGAGACATCCTAATAGCTAAGATGATACTGGGCAATAAAGCATCTAAAAAAGCGCTGTACCTGGACCACCCGACAGAGATTGGGCTGGTGGTGTTTCAGAAATAA
- a CDS encoding TraX family protein, with protein MSINKIKYIAIISMVCDHLASVFFAPDASIYIILRLIGRITAPSMCLALAEGFVHTSNRKKYFSRLLTFAIIAQIPFSFFESGTFTLPLGNVLFTFACSFALMEVVENWKKIGTLKGIIAVIVLLVLSMKTDWLIFGPLFTLSIYMNKENKDRQAICYAAISVLSFSLSAFMCVSHGLPWYGQVWQIGTLLVIPIIYSYNGGRGSKASFNKWFFYIFYPAHLVVLGLMRW; from the coding sequence ATGAGCATAAATAAGATCAAATACATAGCGATAATATCAATGGTTTGTGATCATCTGGCATCCGTGTTTTTTGCACCGGATGCCAGTATTTATATTATCCTTAGATTGATAGGGCGAATAACGGCTCCCTCGATGTGCCTTGCACTCGCTGAAGGCTTCGTTCATACATCCAACAGAAAAAAGTATTTCTCTAGGCTTCTCACCTTTGCGATAATCGCACAGATACCATTCTCATTCTTCGAGTCGGGAACCTTCACCCTGCCACTTGGCAATGTGCTATTTACATTTGCATGCTCATTTGCCTTGATGGAGGTTGTCGAGAATTGGAAGAAGATTGGCACATTAAAGGGTATTATCGCTGTCATCGTACTACTTGTACTGTCGATGAAGACAGACTGGCTTATATTCGGACCTCTGTTCACACTGTCGATTTATATGAACAAAGAAAATAAGGACCGTCAGGCCATCTGCTATGCGGCCATCAGCGTCCTTAGTTTTTCATTGTCAGCGTTCATGTGTGTAAGCCACGGTCTACCTTGGTACGGTCAGGTGTGGCAGATTGGCACGCTCCTTGTTATCCCAATAATTTATTCCTATAATGGAGGACGTGGTAGCAAGGCTTCATTTAATAAGTGGTTTTTCTACATCTTCTATCCAGCGCACCTAGTGGTGCTGGGTCTCATGAGGTGGTAG
- a CDS encoding Cna B-type domain-containing protein translates to MTDSRRTIRKLAVLVFALMLINIFSLGSVFASYQPDPVEFTKTLDNGPVPAEYMGKFKIVIKDPEGNIRKHEDYDSPLTHEPYENIGNGGNAFFVYFDSIVSYYLKEKQPAPETKYVTFTVEEIPTDVPGIKYDKTVYTVKCYFNGYPYFAGRYSYDLDYVEINGNYYTYDGVRITFNPDGSRNYTGDRNGFISFNNTTIKYVTHTVKKIWKNGSESSAKAQLYKDGTAYGTPVELNATNNWSYTWNNLDDSYTWTVKELDVPAGYSTKSDVSTDGKTTTITNTKVNQPASIQGKNAHVKSNRTVKTGDNTHLAAWLVVLGTVIISLSFTIYIRKKASSLR, encoded by the coding sequence ATGACAGACTCAAGAAGAACAATCAGAAAGCTCGCAGTGTTAGTATTCGCACTCATGCTTATAAACATTTTTTCACTGGGTTCCGTTTTTGCTAGCTACCAACCAGACCCAGTCGAATTCACTAAAACTCTTGATAATGGACCAGTTCCCGCTGAATACATGGGAAAATTTAAAATAGTTATTAAGGATCCCGAAGGCAACATCCGTAAGCACGAGGATTACGATTCACCACTTACACACGAGCCTTACGAAAATATTGGTAATGGAGGAAACGCTTTTTTTGTATACTTCGATAGTATTGTCTCTTATTATTTAAAAGAAAAACAGCCTGCACCGGAGACAAAATATGTAACTTTTACAGTAGAAGAGATCCCTACAGATGTTCCAGGCATCAAGTATGATAAAACCGTTTATACTGTAAAATGCTACTTCAATGGTTACCCATATTTTGCTGGTAGGTATTCATATGATCTTGACTACGTTGAGATTAACGGAAACTACTATACATATGACGGTGTTAGAATCACCTTCAATCCGGATGGATCAAGGAATTACACAGGTGACAGAAATGGATTTATATCATTTAACAACACCACTATCAAATATGTGACACACACGGTTAAGAAAATCTGGAAGAACGGTTCCGAGTCGTCCGCAAAGGCTCAGCTGTACAAGGACGGCACCGCTTACGGCACACCAGTAGAGCTTAATGCTACAAATAACTGGTCGTACACTTGGAACAACCTCGACGATAGCTATACATGGACTGTTAAAGAACTCGATGTCCCTGCTGGCTACAGCACAAAATCCGATGTCTCGACTGACGGTAAGACGACGACTATCACTAACACAAAGGTGAATCAGCCAGCCTCAATTCAGGGAAAAAACGCCCATGTAAAGTCAAATAGAACTGTAAAGACCGGCGATAATACGCACCTCGCTGCTTGGCTAGTCGTACTTGGGACAGTTATAATCAGCCTCAGCTTTACAATTTATATCAGGAAGAAAGCAAGCTCTTTAAGATAA
- a CDS encoding SpaH/EbpB family LPXTG-anchored major pilin, translating into MQRLVKKQISCIVAMVMVLLLAMSVIVPDKTYAATTHSLKITNGGKTAHTFEIYQVFKGDLSGKVLTNIKWGSGIKDSSKASLGSASAKAKTLTNVTKAEEFANDLQSHLGTPAKTQQVAAGGSETVTGLEPGYYLVKDTASSQSNKENGAYTSYILKIVSDTETNAKLDVPTVVKKVQENSDRVWQDAADYNIGDTIPYKLTGTLPTNYDKYTKYAYKFHDEMSAGLTLDPASIKVKIDGTEIASSKYTVTQDAGSNSFTVAFADLKALDTPTTANSSIVVEYNCKLNDNAVIGSAGNPNTVYLEYSNNPNRGGEGEFGKTPKDKNIVFSYKVIVNKKDENNDPLVGAEFTLYKKTVTGKEAITRFTINNTMEANKTTFTYKGLDAGKYVLEETKTPTGYNSIEPVEFTIHAEYDKTSDDPKLTKLESLGTLTFTADKTAGTLSTDVVNNKGFTLPETGGMGRYLIYVLGAVLVIGSLGYMKRRKEATIK; encoded by the coding sequence ATGCAGAGATTAGTAAAAAAGCAAATTAGCTGCATCGTAGCAATGGTTATGGTATTGCTACTAGCTATGTCTGTAATTGTTCCAGACAAAACTTATGCGGCGACAACACACAGTCTTAAGATCACTAACGGTGGTAAGACTGCACACACTTTTGAAATCTATCAGGTTTTCAAGGGTGATCTATCGGGAAAGGTTCTGACTAACATCAAGTGGGGTAGCGGAATCAAGGATTCATCTAAGGCATCGCTAGGAAGTGCAAGTGCAAAGGCAAAGACACTTACTAACGTAACAAAGGCAGAAGAGTTTGCTAATGACCTTCAGTCTCACCTTGGTACACCTGCAAAGACACAGCAGGTTGCAGCTGGCGGAAGCGAGACAGTAACAGGACTTGAGCCTGGTTACTACCTGGTTAAGGATACAGCAAGCTCACAGAGCAACAAGGAAAACGGTGCATATACATCTTACATTCTTAAGATCGTATCCGACACTGAGACAAATGCAAAGCTTGACGTACCTACAGTTGTTAAGAAGGTTCAGGAGAACAGTGATAGAGTTTGGCAGGATGCAGCTGATTACAACATCGGCGACACAATCCCTTACAAGCTAACAGGTACTCTTCCTACAAACTATGACAAGTACACAAAGTACGCATATAAGTTCCACGATGAGATGTCTGCAGGTCTGACTCTAGACCCAGCTTCAATCAAGGTTAAGATCGACGGAACAGAGATTGCTAGCAGCAAGTACACTGTTACACAGGATGCTGGCTCAAACAGCTTCACGGTAGCTTTTGCTGACCTTAAGGCACTCGACACACCAACAACTGCTAACAGCAGCATCGTAGTTGAGTACAATTGTAAGCTAAATGACAATGCTGTTATCGGTTCTGCTGGTAACCCAAATACAGTTTACCTAGAGTACTCCAACAACCCTAACAGAGGTGGAGAGGGAGAATTCGGTAAGACTCCTAAGGATAAGAATATCGTATTCTCATACAAGGTAATCGTTAACAAGAAGGACGAGAACAACGATCCTCTAGTTGGTGCTGAGTTCACACTTTACAAGAAGACTGTCACTGGTAAGGAAGCAATCACAAGATTCACTATCAACAACACTATGGAAGCAAACAAGACCACATTTACATATAAGGGTCTAGATGCAGGAAAGTATGTGCTCGAGGAGACAAAGACTCCAACTGGCTACAACAGCATTGAGCCTGTTGAGTTCACAATCCACGCTGAGTACGACAAGACTTCCGACGATCCAAAGCTAACTAAGCTAGAGAGCCTTGGAACTCTAACATTTACAGCAGACAAGACAGCTGGAACACTTTCAACTGACGTTGTTAATAACAAGGGATTCACTCTTCCAGAAACTGGAGGAATGGGTAGATACCTCATCTACGTTCTAGGTGCAGTTCTCGTAATCGGTTCACTCGGATACATGAAGCGCAGAAAGGAAGCAACTATTAAGTAA
- a CDS encoding class C sortase produces the protein MKKIIPNIIVAMMLISGIGLLAYPTISDCINELHSSRAIGSYVKKTKDLSKEKKAQLLSEARAYNATLVNKKNRYFLKPEEKEQYNKLLDVTDTGIMGYVDIPKIKAYIPIYHGVDAGSLQIATGHIPGSSLPVGGPSTHSLISGHTGLLSAKLFTNIDQLEDGDIFMIHVFDDVYAYKVNKINTVLPDEVEDLEIEKGKDYVTLITCTPYGVNSHRLLVRGERTKYTKTQNVEDVIRMVMLKYIAILAVGVITLIVLIRLYIKRRRKKKGIK, from the coding sequence ATGAAAAAAATCATCCCCAACATAATAGTGGCAATGATGCTGATTTCAGGGATAGGGCTTTTAGCTTATCCCACGATCAGCGATTGTATCAATGAATTGCACTCCTCTAGAGCAATCGGGAGCTATGTAAAGAAGACTAAGGATTTATCCAAAGAGAAAAAAGCACAACTTCTAAGCGAGGCGAGGGCATATAACGCAACTTTGGTTAACAAGAAGAATCGTTATTTCCTTAAGCCAGAAGAAAAAGAGCAGTACAACAAGCTGCTCGATGTAACCGACACAGGCATCATGGGGTATGTGGATATACCTAAGATCAAGGCATACATACCTATATATCATGGTGTTGATGCAGGTTCGCTTCAGATAGCAACAGGGCATATACCTGGGAGCTCTCTGCCGGTAGGTGGTCCTAGTACACACAGCCTGATTTCAGGCCATACGGGACTTCTATCTGCGAAGCTTTTTACAAATATCGATCAACTTGAAGATGGCGACATCTTTATGATCCATGTATTTGACGATGTGTATGCATACAAGGTTAACAAGATTAACACTGTACTGCCTGATGAAGTTGAAGATTTGGAAATCGAAAAGGGCAAAGACTACGTGACGCTGATTACGTGTACGCCCTATGGAGTCAACTCGCATAGACTTCTCGTGAGAGGGGAGCGCACCAAATATACGAAGACACAGAACGTAGAAGACGTTATTAGAATGGTCATGCTGAAATATATTGCCATATTAGCTGTTGGGGTTATAACTCTGATAGTTTTAATAAGGCTGTATATCAAAAGGCGAAGAAAAAAGAAAGGGATTAAATGA
- a CDS encoding pilin N-terminal domain-containing protein, which translates to MKSNRISLILILCFSFVSFILPSHAAYADDSASLNITLTYEHKAISGAQYSIYQVADLKADRTGYVGRAPFQWNGNLEELKTVDAQIKLARRLERQSRNASAAMTLTTGRDGTVRFTGLRSGMYLVVQTGATGEAADYTTMQPFLVMAPRFENGVWNKVVNAKPKPEVQKKQKPKITKKVKTGDNSELFWWSGSLMLSVGLMTLLVLRRKNKMGGVS; encoded by the coding sequence ATGAAGAGTAATAGAATTTCTTTAATATTAATTCTATGCTTCAGTTTTGTATCTTTCATACTTCCTTCCCATGCTGCATATGCAGATGATAGTGCGAGCTTAAACATCACGCTGACTTATGAGCATAAAGCAATAAGCGGTGCACAGTACTCTATCTATCAGGTCGCAGACCTGAAGGCGGATAGGACTGGTTATGTCGGAAGAGCTCCGTTTCAGTGGAATGGGAATTTAGAAGAACTTAAAACCGTAGATGCTCAGATAAAGTTGGCGCGTCGTCTTGAGAGGCAAAGCCGTAATGCAAGTGCGGCGATGACACTCACGACTGGTCGTGACGGTACGGTTCGTTTTACAGGTTTGAGAAGTGGAATGTATCTCGTGGTACAAACAGGAGCAACTGGGGAAGCTGCAGACTACACAACGATGCAGCCGTTCTTAGTGATGGCTCCAAGGTTTGAGAATGGCGTTTGGAACAAGGTTGTGAATGCCAAGCCAAAGCCTGAGGTACAGAAGAAGCAGAAGCCTAAAATCACCAAGAAGGTAAAGACTGGTGATAACAGCGAACTGTTCTGGTGGAGCGGGTCACTGATGCTCAGCGTCGGACTTATGACCCTCCTCGTACTGAGGAGAAAGAATAAGATGGGAGGAGTGAGCTGA